A single Pristis pectinata isolate sPriPec2 chromosome 6, sPriPec2.1.pri, whole genome shotgun sequence DNA region contains:
- the LOC127571182 gene encoding extracellular calcium-sensing receptor-like has protein sequence MIFAIEEINQNENLLPGITLGYQIHDDCSSSAFASKAALALINGEEELIESPECRGSTNVAAVVGCDISTNSMVTARTIGSFGIPLVSYFSTCSCLSDKQEYPTFFRTIPSDEYQSQILAELVRTFGWTWIGTIRSSTDYGNFGMQGFVEHVERFGVCIAYSESFYRTDPAEKISKVVQVIKQASTKVVVAFAHGRDMQILLNEIWSQNVTGIQWIGSEGWVTENLLPPEERAIYFAGTIGPATRRIEIADLRDYLHEVHPKNFPGSILVTEFWETLFSCSFTTENMTSPGNSPAQVRQCTGKEQTEGIENAYLPAIMDGASYHVYKAVYSIAHALHDLLTCVEGNGPFVNNTCAHISNFQPWQLLHYLHAVNFTTKTGEMVYFDEKGDPVPKYDLVNLKTNLKGGVDVVTIGYYDGSAPFGRELVLDIGEIEWNGIGSEIPRALCSEPCLPGTRKVSRKGQPICCFDCTECADGEISNTTDSTDCIKCPSEYWSNQPKTKCVLKKVEFLSFGEVLGFVLVTLAAVGVCFTLATAAIFYRYRETPMVKANNSELSFLLLFALMLCFICSLTFIGEPSGWSCMLRRTVFGVVFVLCISCILGKTILVVVAFKATLPNSSVMNWFGPAQQRLGVFILTFLQGVVCVVWLSVSPPYPLKNMSYYRDIIILECDVGSLTAFYFVSAYIALLSIVCLVLAFLARKLPDSFNDAKYITFSMLIFCAVWITFIPVYVSSPGKYTVAVEVFAIWASSFGLLVCIFAPKCYIILLKPESNTKKHMMAKATSL, from the exons ATGATTTTTGCCATTGAAGAAATAAACCAGAATGAAAACCTCCTGCCGGGGATCACACTCGGGTATCAGATCCACGATGACTGCTCGTCCTCCGCGTTTGCCTCGAAAGCAGCGCTGGCTTTGATCAACGGAGAAGAAGAATTAATTGAATCCCCGGAATGTCGAGGTTCCACCAACGTCGCGGCCGTTGTTGGCTGCGATATATCTACAAACTCCATGGTGACGGCAAGGACAATCGGCTCCTTCGGGATTCCGCTG GTTAGTTACTTCTCCACCTGCTCCTGTCTTAGCGACAAGCAAGAATACCCCACATTTTTTAGAACTATACCCAGCGACGAGTATCAGTCCCAGATTCTCGCTGAACTGGTGAGAACCTTTGGCTGGACTTGGATAGGAACCATTCGAAGTAGCACCGATTACGGTAATTTCGGAATGCAAGGATTTGTGGAACACGTAGAAAGGTTTGGAGTTTGCATTGCCTACTCTGAGTCATTTTACAGGACTGACCCGGCAGAGAAAATCAGCAAAGTTGTCCAGGTGATTAAACAGGCGTCCACTAAAGTGGTGGTGGCCTTTGCTCATGGCAGAGATATGCAAATCCTGCTAAACGAAATCTGGAGTCAAAATGTAACCGGTATACAGTGGATTGGAAGTGAAGGGTGGGTGACAGAAAATCTTCTCCCGCCTGAAGAAAGAGCAATTTATTTCGCCGGGACAATCGGTCCGGCAACCCGTAGGATAGAGATCGCTGACCTCAGAGATTATCTTCATGAAGTCCATCCCAAGAACTTTCCTGGCAGCATTTTGGTGACGGAGTTTTGGGAAACTTTATTCTCCTGCTCTTTTACCACAGAAAATATGACAAGTCCGGGGAATTCCCCAGCTCAAGTTCGGCAATGCACAGGGAAGGAGCAGACAGAAGGGATAGAAAATGCCTACCTTCCGGCGATAATGGACGGGGCTTCTTACCACGTGTATAAAGCGGTCTACTCCATCGCTCACGCCCTCCACGATCTGCTGACGTGTGTTGAAGGCAACGGGCCCTTTGTGAATAACACATGCGCacatatttcaaattttcagccgTGGCAG CTGCTTCACTATCTACACGCTGTCAACTTTACTACCAAGACTGGAGAAATGGTGTATTTTGACGAAAAGGGTGATCCGGTGCCAAAATACGATTTAGTGAATTTGAAAACGAATTTGAAGGGTGGAGTTGACGTTGTAACCATTGGCTATTATGATGGCTCAGCGCCCTTCGGACGTGAGttggtgctggacattggggagaTCGAGTGGAATGGCATTGGAAGTGAG ATTCCACGAGCACTTTGCTCAGAACCCTGTCTTCCTGGAACAAGAAAAGTAAGCCGGAAAGGGCAACCGATTTGTTGTTTTGACTGTACAGAGTGCGCCGATGGTGAGATCAGCAACACCACTG attctACGGATTGTATCAAGTGTCCTTCCGAATACTGGTCCAATCAGCCGAAAACCAAATGTGTTCTCAAGAAGGTTGAGTTTCTTTCCTTTGGAGAAGTTCTGGGCTTTGTATTAGTGACTCTTGCTGCAGTGGGAGTGTGTTTTACATTGGCCACCGCTGCGATTTTCTACCGGTATCGAGAAACTCCCATGGTCAAAGCGAACAACTCCGAGCTCAGCTTCCTGCTCCTTTTCGCACTGATGCTTTGCTTCATCTGCTCGCTCACCTTCATTGGAGAACCATCCGGCTGGTCTTGCATGTTGCGCCGCACGGTTTTCGGAGTTGTCTTCGTcctctgcatttcctgcattttgggcAAAACCATTCTTGTCGTGGTTGCCTTTAAAgcaactctccccaacagcagcGTGATGAACTGGTTTGGACCCGCGCAGCAACGCCTGGGCGTGTTCATCCTTACCTTTTTGCAAGGTGTAGTTTGCGTTGTCTGGCTTAGTGTGTCACCTCCCTACCCCCTGAAAAACAtgagctattacagagacatcaTCATTCTGGAATGTGACGTGGGCTCATTGACCGCCTTTTACTTCGTGTCGGCCTATATTGCCCTGTTGTCCATTGTGTGTTTAGTACTTGCTTTCCTTGCCCGGAAACTTCCGGACAGTTTCAACGACGCCAAGTACATCACCTTCAGCATGCTGATCTTTTGTGCCGTCTGGATAACTTTTATTCCGGTTTATGTGAGCTCTCCAGGGAAGTACACCGTGGCTGTAGAAGTGTTTGCTATCTGGGCATCAAGCTTTGGTTTGCTCGTCTGTATTTTTGCACCGAAATGTTACATTATCTTACTGAAGCCGGAGAGTAACACGAAGAAACATATGATGGCGAAGGCGACTTCTCTATAA